The following proteins are co-located in the Streptomyces sp. NBC_00435 genome:
- a CDS encoding DUF5685 family protein codes for MFGIVRPCTHRLGERFKAEWMAHLCGLCLALRGDHGQFARIVTNYDGLLVSVLTEAQSGPAASSRRTAGPCPLRGMRTAAVANGEGARLAAAVSLVLASAKVRDHVADRDGLLARAPIALAARRVARGWDRAGARTGASLGFDTAVLVDAVDRQAGIETLAGAGTPVLVVTEPTETATAAAFAHTATLAGRPGNAAALAEAGRHFGRLAHLLDAVEDQAADAAAGAWNPLTATGTSRAEARRLCDDSLQGIRLALREVEFADAGLAHRLLVHELRTSVDRAFGTAGCAHTATGPAGQGGFGPPPVDFGPPPPPQRPRRDLLSGCAVALGLFCTCQLCCTEHEGPWSRQRKDPWCDACDCDCPCDGCGDGCCCDGCCCDGCGCDC; via the coding sequence TTGTTCGGCATCGTCAGACCTTGCACGCACCGGCTCGGAGAGCGGTTCAAGGCGGAGTGGATGGCCCATCTCTGCGGGCTGTGCCTGGCACTTAGGGGTGACCACGGTCAGTTCGCGAGGATCGTGACCAACTACGACGGGCTGCTCGTCTCCGTCCTGACGGAGGCTCAGTCCGGACCCGCCGCCAGCTCCCGGCGCACCGCCGGGCCCTGTCCACTGCGCGGGATGCGCACCGCCGCGGTGGCCAACGGCGAGGGGGCGAGGCTCGCCGCCGCCGTCTCGCTCGTGCTGGCCTCCGCGAAGGTACGGGACCACGTGGCGGACCGGGACGGGCTGTTGGCCCGCGCCCCGATCGCCCTCGCGGCGCGCCGGGTGGCCCGGGGCTGGGACCGGGCGGGCGCCCGCACCGGAGCCTCGCTCGGCTTCGACACGGCCGTGCTCGTGGACGCCGTGGACCGGCAGGCGGGCATCGAGACCCTGGCGGGCGCGGGCACCCCGGTGCTCGTCGTGACCGAGCCGACCGAGACCGCGACGGCCGCGGCCTTCGCCCATACCGCGACCCTGGCCGGGCGGCCAGGCAACGCCGCCGCGCTCGCCGAGGCGGGACGCCACTTCGGGCGGCTGGCGCACCTCCTCGACGCCGTCGAGGACCAGGCCGCCGACGCCGCGGCGGGCGCCTGGAACCCGCTGACCGCCACCGGGACCTCCCGCGCCGAGGCGCGCAGGCTCTGTGACGACTCCCTCCAGGGCATCCGGCTGGCACTGCGGGAGGTGGAGTTCGCCGACGCGGGCCTCGCCCACCGGCTGCTCGTGCACGAGCTGCGCACCTCGGTGGACCGGGCCTTCGGGACGGCCGGCTGCGCCCATACCGCGACGGGCCCGGCCGGCCAGGGCGGCTTCGGCCCGCCCCCGGTGGACTTCGGCCCGCCGCCGCCCCCGCAGAGGCCGCGGCGCGACCTGCTGTCGGGCTGCGCGGTGGCCCTGGGGCTGTTCTGCACCTGCCAGCTGTGCTGCACGGAGCACGAGGGACCGTGGTCCCGCCAGCGGAAGGACCCCTGGTGCGACGCGTGCGACTGCGACTGCCCGTGCGACGGGTGCGGTGACGGCTGCTGCTGCGACGGCTGCTGCTGTGACGGCTGCGGTTGCGACTGCTGA
- a CDS encoding DUF1684 domain-containing protein, whose amino-acid sequence MSADAADVDDVDDRDDVDDREGAAGPAVAWKQWHEHRVAGVSAPYGPLSLTGTHWLADYPDGRIPAVPGRWRATGDGVALTAGPGDGISLDGEPFTGSAVLAADGTPPSGSRLGAGDVRLVVLRREGDWAVRVFDPAAPGRAAFTGIEATPYDPAYAVPGHFSPYGENRTVQVENVDGRSRGLGLGGELSFGFAGARHTLRVAVDEEDGSLWAVVGDATGGRSSYRFRFLKPGIPAADGLITVDLNRVQLPPCAFADHFVCPFPPPGNTLPFEIAAGERRLKDALASGI is encoded by the coding sequence ATGAGCGCTGACGCAGCCGACGTGGACGACGTGGACGACCGGGACGACGTGGACGACCGGGAGGGCGCGGCCGGCCCGGCCGTCGCCTGGAAGCAGTGGCACGAGCACCGGGTGGCCGGCGTGTCCGCGCCCTACGGACCCCTGTCGCTGACCGGCACCCACTGGCTCGCCGACTACCCGGACGGTCGAATTCCCGCCGTTCCGGGGCGCTGGCGGGCCACCGGCGACGGGGTGGCCCTGACCGCCGGCCCGGGTGACGGGATCAGCCTGGACGGCGAGCCCTTCACCGGGTCCGCCGTGCTCGCCGCCGACGGGACCCCGCCCTCCGGCTCGCGGCTCGGCGCCGGGGACGTACGGCTCGTCGTGCTCCGGCGCGAAGGGGACTGGGCCGTACGCGTCTTCGACCCCGCCGCCCCGGGCCGAGCGGCCTTCACCGGGATCGAGGCCACCCCCTACGATCCGGCGTACGCGGTGCCCGGGCACTTCAGCCCGTACGGCGAGAACCGGACCGTCCAGGTCGAGAACGTCGACGGCCGCTCGCGCGGGCTCGGCCTCGGCGGCGAGCTGAGCTTCGGCTTCGCGGGCGCGCGGCACACCCTGAGGGTCGCGGTGGACGAGGAGGACGGCAGCCTCTGGGCGGTCGTCGGCGACGCCACCGGCGGCCGTTCCAGCTACCGGTTCCGGTTCCTCAAGCCCGGGATCCCGGCCGCCGACGGTTTGATCACCGTGGACCTCAACCGGGTCCAGCTGCCTCCCTGTGCCTTCGCGGACCACTTCGTCTGCCCCTTCCCCCCGCCCGGCAACACCCTGCCCTTCGAGATCGCGGCGGGCGAGCGGCGGCTGAAAGACGCCCTTGCTAGCGGTATCTGA
- a CDS encoding S1 family peptidase, with the protein MTAVATLAVPASASEAPNGGAVNAERLAAVEASVLRADVPGTAWATDPASGTLVVTADSTVSDANLDKIKKEAGANASAVRIERTHGKLSKLTTGGDAIFTTSWRCSIGFNVRKGSTYYILTAGHCTSGAGMWYTNASRSQKIGQAQSGSFPVNDYGLIRYDNKNVKHSGTVAGQDIKTAINATNGLAVTRRGSTTGTHSGKVTGLNYTVNYGNGEIVYGLIRTNVCAEPGDSGGPLYSGNRAVGLTSGGSGNCTSGGTTYFQPVVEALNHWGLTVY; encoded by the coding sequence ATGACCGCAGTGGCCACCCTCGCGGTTCCCGCGTCGGCGTCCGAGGCTCCGAACGGTGGCGCCGTCAATGCCGAGCGTCTCGCAGCGGTCGAGGCCTCGGTCCTGCGCGCCGACGTCCCGGGCACGGCGTGGGCCACGGACCCCGCCTCCGGCACGCTCGTGGTCACGGCCGACTCCACCGTCTCGGACGCGAACCTGGACAAGATCAAGAAGGAGGCCGGGGCGAACGCCTCGGCGGTGCGCATCGAGCGCACCCACGGCAAGCTGTCGAAGCTCACCACGGGTGGTGACGCGATATTCACCACGTCCTGGCGCTGCTCCATCGGCTTCAACGTGCGCAAGGGCAGCACGTACTACATCCTGACCGCCGGTCACTGCACCAGCGGCGCGGGCATGTGGTACACCAACGCCTCGCGCTCGCAGAAGATCGGCCAGGCCCAGAGCGGCAGCTTCCCGGTCAACGACTACGGGCTCATCCGCTACGACAACAAGAACGTCAAGCACAGCGGCACCGTCGCGGGCCAGGACATCAAGACGGCCATCAACGCCACCAACGGCCTCGCCGTGACGCGGCGCGGCTCCACCACCGGCACCCACAGCGGCAAGGTGACCGGTCTCAACTACACCGTGAACTACGGCAACGGTGAGATCGTCTACGGCCTGATCCGGACCAACGTCTGCGCCGAGCCCGGCGACAGCGGCGGCCCGCTCTACTCCGGCAACCGCGCGGTCGGCCTCACGTCCGGCGGCAGCGGCAACTGCACCTCCGGCGGCACCACCTACTTCCAGCCCGTCGTGGAAGCGCTCAACCACTGGGGCCTGACCGTCTACTAA
- a CDS encoding acyl-CoA dehydrogenase family protein yields MSFVPTDPLGLDELLTPEDLAIRDTVRGWAADRVLPHIAEWYENGELPAIRELAKELGSLGALGMSLQGYGCAGASAVQYGLACLELEAADSGIRSLVSVQGSLAMYAIWKYGSEDQKQRWLPGMAAGELIGCFGLTEPDVGSDPGAMRTHAKRDGTDWVLSGRKMWITNGSVAAVAVVWAQTEEGIRGFAVPTDTAGFSAPEIKHKWSLRASVTSELVMDDVRLPADAVLPGVTGLKGPLGCLSHARYGIVWGSMGAARASFEAALDYSKTREQFGRPIGGFQLTQAKLADMALELHKGILLAHHLGRRMDAGTLRPEQISFGKLNNVREAIEICRTARTVLGANGISLEYPVMRHATNLESVLTYEGTVEMHQLVLGKALTGLDAFR; encoded by the coding sequence ATGTCCTTCGTCCCCACCGACCCGCTCGGGCTCGACGAGCTCCTCACGCCCGAGGACCTCGCGATCCGGGACACCGTCCGCGGCTGGGCCGCCGACCGGGTGCTGCCGCACATCGCCGAGTGGTACGAGAACGGTGAGCTGCCCGCGATCCGGGAGCTCGCGAAGGAGCTCGGCTCCCTCGGGGCGCTCGGGATGTCACTCCAGGGGTACGGCTGTGCCGGAGCGAGCGCCGTCCAGTACGGGCTCGCCTGCCTGGAGCTGGAGGCCGCCGACTCCGGGATCCGCTCCCTGGTCTCCGTGCAGGGGTCGCTCGCGATGTACGCGATCTGGAAGTACGGCTCAGAGGACCAGAAGCAGCGCTGGCTGCCCGGCATGGCCGCCGGCGAGCTCATCGGCTGCTTCGGGCTGACCGAGCCGGACGTGGGCTCCGACCCCGGCGCGATGCGTACGCACGCCAAGCGCGACGGAACCGACTGGGTGCTCAGCGGCCGCAAGATGTGGATCACCAACGGCTCGGTGGCCGCCGTGGCCGTGGTCTGGGCGCAGACCGAGGAAGGGATCCGCGGGTTCGCCGTGCCCACGGACACCGCCGGCTTCTCGGCCCCGGAGATCAAGCACAAGTGGTCCCTGCGCGCCTCGGTGACCAGCGAGCTGGTCATGGACGACGTACGGCTGCCCGCCGACGCGGTGCTCCCGGGCGTCACCGGACTCAAGGGGCCGCTCGGCTGCCTCAGCCACGCGCGGTACGGGATCGTGTGGGGATCCATGGGCGCGGCGCGCGCCAGCTTCGAGGCGGCGCTCGACTACTCGAAGACGCGCGAGCAGTTCGGCAGGCCCATCGGCGGCTTCCAGCTCACCCAGGCCAAGCTCGCGGACATGGCACTGGAACTCCACAAGGGGATCCTGCTCGCCCACCACCTGGGCCGGCGCATGGACGCTGGCACCCTGCGGCCGGAGCAGATCAGTTTCGGCAAGCTCAACAACGTCCGCGAGGCCATCGAGATCTGTCGCACCGCGCGGACCGTCCTCGGTGCCAACGGGATCTCGCTCGAGTACCCCGTCATGCGGCACGCCACCAACCTCGAATCGGTCCTCACCTACGAGGGCACCGTCGAGATGCATCAGCTGGTGCTGGGCAAGGCACTCACCGGGCTCGACGCCTTCCGTTAG
- a CDS encoding DUF4231 domain-containing protein — MTFRNEDLPALFHHTDQAAISRQRESTQATRAQLMLLVAAAGAAALPEGPKLGSMSLTGLFSVLAYAGVLAVGVRATRRRARPQWQLNRSAAEFIKSLAWRYAVHGAPFGSDVPGAEETYRTRLEAGLNELRKMGWEDPRTAGLVPEGGEITGAMFRLRGLGYQVRRETYVRDRLIEQRNWYQRKTEVSRRATALWSWSIVLLTCLALLFALFGAFGSGPGPTLTALLSAAATAGIAWNEVRRHHPLIEAHTLIEQDLSAMMVVMQTTITETQWPGAVYETERYVSPQHTDWLARHSS, encoded by the coding sequence ATGACCTTTCGCAACGAGGACCTGCCGGCCCTCTTCCACCACACCGACCAGGCGGCGATCTCCCGGCAGCGGGAGTCCACGCAAGCCACCCGCGCCCAGCTGATGCTGCTCGTCGCGGCAGCCGGGGCCGCCGCCCTGCCCGAGGGGCCGAAGCTCGGCTCGATGTCCCTGACCGGGCTGTTCAGCGTGCTCGCCTACGCCGGGGTGCTGGCCGTGGGGGTGCGGGCCACCAGGCGCCGGGCCCGCCCGCAGTGGCAGCTCAACCGCAGCGCCGCGGAGTTCATCAAGTCGCTGGCCTGGCGGTACGCCGTCCACGGCGCCCCCTTCGGCAGCGATGTGCCGGGGGCCGAGGAGACGTACCGCACCCGGCTGGAGGCGGGGCTGAACGAGCTGCGGAAGATGGGCTGGGAGGATCCGCGGACCGCCGGGCTGGTGCCGGAGGGCGGGGAGATCACCGGGGCGATGTTCAGGCTGCGGGGGCTGGGCTACCAGGTCCGTAGGGAGACCTACGTCCGGGACCGGCTGATCGAGCAGCGCAACTGGTACCAGCGCAAGACGGAGGTGTCCCGCCGTGCGACGGCCCTGTGGTCGTGGTCGATCGTGCTGCTGACCTGTCTGGCGCTGCTGTTCGCCCTCTTCGGGGCGTTCGGATCGGGTCCGGGGCCGACACTGACCGCGCTGCTGAGCGCGGCGGCGACGGCCGGCATCGCGTGGAACGAGGTGCGCCGCCACCACCCGCTGATCGAGGCGCACACCCTGATCGAGCAGGACCTCTCCGCGATGATGGTCGTGATGCAGACGACGATCACCGAGACGCAGTGGCCGGGCGCGGTCTACGAGACCGAGCGGTACGTCTCTCCGCAGCACACGGACTGGCTGGCCCGGCACAGCAGTTGA
- a CDS encoding cell division protein SepF → MGSVRKASAWLGLVEDSDDERYYDDDYAEAPQGGSVVGPGEQWVTDPRVKVASESAVEQGRRIATVTPDGFRDARGIGELFRDGVPVIVNLSSMDPGDAKRVVDFAAGLTFGLRGSIERVATRVFLLTPADTQIVSGEPAGRSRDFFNQS, encoded by the coding sequence ATGGGTTCGGTGCGCAAGGCGAGTGCCTGGCTGGGTCTCGTAGAGGACAGCGACGACGAGCGTTACTACGACGACGACTACGCGGAGGCCCCGCAGGGGGGTTCGGTGGTCGGCCCCGGCGAGCAGTGGGTCACCGACCCGCGCGTCAAGGTGGCCTCGGAGTCCGCCGTCGAGCAGGGCCGCCGCATCGCGACGGTCACTCCGGACGGTTTCCGTGACGCGCGCGGCATCGGCGAGCTGTTCCGCGACGGGGTCCCGGTCATCGTGAACCTGTCCTCGATGGACCCGGGCGACGCGAAGCGCGTGGTGGACTTCGCGGCCGGTCTGACCTTCGGTCTGCGCGGCTCGATCGAGCGGGTGGCGACCAGGGTCTTCCTGCTGACCCCGGCCGACACCCAGATCGTGAGCGGCGAGCCGGCCGGCCGCTCGCGCGACTTCTTCAACCAGAGCTGA
- a CDS encoding S1 family peptidase, translating into MAAVAALAAPATAHADGGFSADRLATAGASVLRADVAGTAWHTDPATGSLVVTVDSTVSAGDLARIRREAGADAAALRIERTPGRLTKLLSGGDAIYAASWRCSLGFNVRSGSTYYILTAGHCTDGAGTWWTNSSHTTVIGSTVGSSFPTNDYGLIKYASNSPVPPGAVGGQDITSAVNATNGMSVTRRGSTTGIHSGKVTGLNATVNYGGGDIVYGMIKTNVCAEPGDSGGPLYSGARAVGLTSGGSGNCSSGGTTFFQPVVEALNAYGVSVY; encoded by the coding sequence ATGGCCGCCGTGGCCGCCCTCGCGGCGCCCGCCACCGCGCACGCCGACGGCGGCTTCAGCGCCGACCGGCTCGCCACCGCCGGGGCCTCGGTCCTGCGTGCCGACGTGGCCGGCACCGCCTGGCACACCGACCCCGCCACCGGCAGCCTGGTGGTCACCGTCGACTCCACGGTCTCCGCGGGCGACCTCGCCAGGATCCGCCGCGAGGCCGGAGCCGACGCGGCCGCTCTGCGCATCGAACGCACCCCCGGCAGGCTGACGAAGCTGCTCTCCGGGGGCGACGCCATCTACGCCGCCAGCTGGCGCTGCTCGCTCGGCTTCAACGTCCGCAGCGGAAGCACCTACTACATCCTGACCGCCGGTCACTGCACCGACGGTGCGGGCACCTGGTGGACCAACTCCTCGCACACCACCGTCATCGGGTCCACCGTCGGTTCCAGCTTCCCGACCAACGACTACGGCCTGATCAAGTACGCCAGCAACTCCCCGGTGCCGCCCGGCGCCGTCGGCGGCCAGGACATCACCAGCGCCGTCAACGCCACCAACGGCATGTCCGTGACGCGGCGCGGCTCCACCACCGGCATCCACAGCGGCAAGGTGACCGGACTCAACGCCACCGTGAACTACGGCGGCGGTGACATCGTCTACGGGATGATCAAGACCAACGTCTGCGCCGAACCCGGCGACAGCGGGGGCCCGCTCTACTCCGGCGCCCGCGCGGTCGGCCTCACCTCCGGCGGCAGCGGCAACTGCTCCTCGGGCGGCACCACGTTCTTCCAGCCCGTGGTCGAGGCACTCAACGCGTACGGGGTCAGCGTGTACTAG
- the fxsT gene encoding FxSxx-COOH system tetratricopeptide repeat protein produces MTSNRDSQNSRDERREGHIVTFYSYKGGTGRTMALANTAWILAANGKRVLAVDWDLEAPGLHRFFHPFLDPSTLGATTGVIDLISEYAWAATSPVQRPDDWHKDYARIQPHAVSLTPETLGWEFPDGGTLDFVSAGRQNREYSATVSTFDWDNFYDRLGGGLFFDALRADMKRNYDYVLIDSRTGLSDIADICTVHLPDVLVDCFTLSDQSIDGAASVARQIDERFNDRGIKIYPVPMRIDEGEKEKADAGRALARIKFDRFPNGLIGDDLTSYWGAVEIPYRPYYAYEETLATFGDEAGLTNSLLSAFERLTAVVTEGDVTSMPAIGEEVRLRIRDAFTRRRPALPADLFLSYVAENRMWADWIESVLTRAGFRVVPKDVSAERVPDPAAGDTLGGAGISVDNAARTVVLLSSAYLKSARAVDVWERAAAEDPTGGRRQLVPLRVGDVRLSTPYIDRNPVDLFRLDEVHATTALLRAVERPMALPDTVASASAPGPRFPGTVPKIWNAPPRNPGFTGRSIVLERMRDQLGGGISVVLPQPQTLFGLGGVGKTQVALEYVHRFMADYDLVWWISAEQTDDVVAALAELAVRLGAQTGEDMSAASQEAIDLLRRGVPSSRWLLVFDNADDPETLKRYFPPGGPGHVLVTSRNQSWSQYGDALPVDVFLREESIEHLQRRAPGLSKDDAEQVAVAVGDLPLAVEQAGAWIAETATPVSAYIEQLAQQAARVLALNQPPGYPEPVAATWNVSIERLQSRSPAAVRLLQLCAFFAPEPISANLLYSKEMIDALKPYDSSLQEKLVLGRVIREIGRFALAKVDQVSNSIQVHRLVQAVIRAQLSEEEQRVARHAVHRILAGARPDDDEPIDNPETWPRFNTIWPHLTPSEARFCKEPETRRLLIDRVRYLWKRGDFKAAYALGEELRETWRETLGGDDLQYLYLRFHLSNILRSQGRFVEAMELDEGTLERQQAALGPSHPHTYMTTSGLAMDLGALGRYGEAMELATAAHEGFGQIFHEAHPRTLAAANNLALNLRMIGQYARAREIDQEVFDRRTEVLGTDHPYTLSSAQNLARDLREVGRYDDSVQLLSRTYEIYKRTLGRAFPGTLSAAKNLAVSLRRAGDVDDALRLTTATRNRYRAKYTSVNPDLLACELNLAADLFATGDPGAARDLAQEVVDEYVKVPGERHPYTLAAVNNLAVFHWGTGAAETADPMLRQTIHHMREVLGDNHPHTIFANLNLANARADLGDPEGALELERLAVMRLREALGVHHPETLASSSNMAVSLDMMGRKEEANRLRSEAVAELTRLLGEDHGLTRYARDERRVHRDLEPLAV; encoded by the coding sequence ATGACTTCTAATCGTGACAGCCAGAACAGCCGTGACGAGCGCCGCGAGGGGCACATCGTCACCTTCTACTCGTACAAGGGCGGCACCGGCCGCACGATGGCGCTGGCCAACACCGCCTGGATCCTCGCCGCCAACGGCAAGCGGGTCCTCGCCGTGGACTGGGACCTGGAGGCGCCCGGACTGCACCGCTTCTTCCACCCCTTCCTCGACCCCTCCACCCTCGGTGCCACCACCGGGGTCATCGATCTGATCAGCGAGTACGCGTGGGCGGCGACCAGCCCGGTGCAGCGTCCCGACGACTGGCACAAGGACTACGCGCGGATCCAGCCGCACGCCGTCTCCCTGACCCCCGAGACCCTCGGCTGGGAGTTCCCCGACGGCGGCACGCTCGACTTCGTCTCGGCGGGCCGGCAGAACCGCGAGTACTCGGCGACCGTCTCCACCTTCGACTGGGACAACTTCTACGACCGGCTCGGCGGCGGCCTCTTCTTCGACGCCTTACGGGCCGACATGAAGCGGAACTACGACTACGTCCTGATCGACAGCCGCACCGGCCTCTCCGACATAGCCGACATCTGCACCGTCCACCTCCCCGACGTCCTGGTCGACTGCTTCACCCTGTCCGACCAGTCCATCGACGGCGCCGCCTCCGTGGCCCGGCAGATCGACGAACGGTTCAACGACCGCGGCATCAAGATCTACCCGGTCCCCATGCGCATCGACGAGGGCGAGAAGGAGAAGGCGGACGCCGGCCGCGCGCTGGCCCGCATCAAGTTCGACCGCTTCCCCAACGGCCTGATCGGGGACGACCTCACCTCCTACTGGGGCGCGGTGGAGATCCCGTACCGCCCCTACTACGCCTACGAGGAGACCCTGGCCACCTTCGGGGACGAGGCCGGGCTCACCAACTCCCTGCTCTCCGCCTTCGAACGGCTCACCGCCGTGGTCACCGAGGGCGACGTCACCTCCATGCCCGCCATCGGCGAGGAGGTGCGCCTGCGGATCCGCGACGCCTTCACCCGGCGCCGTCCCGCCCTGCCCGCCGACCTCTTCCTGTCCTACGTCGCCGAGAACCGCATGTGGGCCGACTGGATCGAATCGGTTCTCACCCGGGCCGGGTTCCGCGTCGTGCCCAAGGACGTCTCCGCCGAGCGGGTCCCGGACCCGGCCGCCGGGGACACCCTGGGCGGAGCCGGCATCAGCGTCGACAACGCCGCGCGGACCGTGGTGCTGCTCTCCAGCGCCTACCTCAAGTCCGCCCGCGCGGTGGACGTGTGGGAGCGGGCCGCAGCCGAGGACCCGACCGGGGGCCGGCGCCAGCTGGTTCCGCTCAGGGTGGGCGACGTACGCCTGTCCACCCCGTACATCGACCGCAATCCGGTGGACCTGTTCCGCCTCGACGAGGTGCACGCCACCACCGCGTTGCTGCGCGCGGTGGAACGGCCCATGGCGCTCCCCGACACCGTGGCCAGCGCTTCGGCTCCCGGCCCCCGCTTCCCGGGGACGGTCCCGAAGATCTGGAACGCGCCGCCGCGCAACCCCGGGTTCACGGGCCGCTCCATCGTGCTGGAGCGGATGCGCGACCAGCTCGGCGGCGGCATTTCCGTGGTGCTGCCGCAGCCGCAGACCCTGTTCGGGCTCGGCGGCGTGGGCAAGACCCAGGTGGCGCTGGAGTACGTCCACCGGTTCATGGCCGACTACGACCTGGTGTGGTGGATCTCCGCCGAGCAGACCGACGACGTGGTCGCGGCCCTCGCGGAACTGGCCGTACGTCTCGGCGCGCAGACCGGCGAGGACATGTCGGCGGCCTCCCAGGAGGCGATCGACCTGCTGCGGCGCGGAGTTCCCTCCTCGCGCTGGCTGCTGGTCTTCGACAACGCCGACGATCCCGAGACTCTCAAGCGGTACTTCCCACCGGGCGGCCCGGGACACGTGCTCGTCACCTCCCGCAACCAGTCGTGGTCCCAGTACGGAGACGCCCTCCCGGTGGACGTGTTCCTGCGCGAGGAGTCCATCGAGCACCTCCAGCGCCGGGCCCCCGGGCTCAGCAAGGACGATGCCGAGCAGGTGGCCGTCGCGGTCGGAGACCTGCCGCTGGCCGTCGAGCAGGCGGGTGCCTGGATCGCGGAGACCGCGACCCCGGTGTCCGCGTACATCGAGCAGTTGGCCCAGCAGGCCGCCCGCGTACTGGCGCTGAACCAGCCGCCCGGCTACCCGGAGCCGGTGGCCGCCACCTGGAACGTCTCCATAGAAAGGCTCCAGTCGCGCTCCCCGGCGGCCGTGCGGCTGCTCCAGCTGTGCGCCTTCTTCGCCCCGGAGCCGATCTCGGCGAACCTGCTCTACAGCAAGGAGATGATCGACGCCCTCAAGCCGTACGACTCCTCCCTCCAGGAGAAGCTCGTACTGGGCCGCGTCATCCGGGAGATCGGCCGGTTCGCGCTCGCCAAGGTCGACCAGGTGAGCAACAGCATCCAGGTCCACCGGCTGGTCCAGGCCGTGATCCGGGCGCAGCTTTCCGAGGAGGAGCAGCGCGTGGCCCGGCACGCGGTGCACCGGATCCTCGCGGGTGCCCGGCCGGACGACGACGAGCCGATAGACAACCCGGAGACCTGGCCGCGGTTCAACACCATCTGGCCGCACCTGACCCCCTCCGAGGCCCGGTTCTGCAAGGAGCCGGAGACCCGCCGACTGCTGATCGACCGCGTCCGCTACCTCTGGAAGCGCGGTGATTTCAAGGCCGCGTACGCGCTGGGCGAGGAGCTGCGCGAGACCTGGCGCGAGACCCTGGGCGGCGACGACCTGCAGTACCTGTACCTGCGCTTCCACCTCTCCAACATCCTGCGCTCGCAGGGCCGGTTCGTGGAGGCGATGGAGCTGGACGAGGGCACGCTGGAGCGCCAGCAGGCGGCGCTGGGCCCCTCGCACCCGCACACGTACATGACCACCAGCGGTCTGGCGATGGACCTGGGCGCGCTCGGCCGCTACGGCGAGGCGATGGAACTGGCCACGGCCGCGCACGAGGGCTTCGGGCAGATCTTCCACGAGGCGCACCCGCGCACCCTGGCCGCCGCGAACAACCTGGCGCTGAACCTGCGCATGATCGGGCAGTACGCGCGGGCCAGGGAGATCGACCAGGAGGTCTTCGACCGGCGCACCGAGGTGCTGGGCACGGACCACCCGTACACCCTGTCCTCGGCACAGAACCTGGCGCGCGACCTGCGCGAGGTGGGCCGCTACGACGACTCGGTGCAGCTGCTGAGCCGGACGTACGAGATCTACAAGCGGACGCTGGGCCGGGCCTTCCCCGGCACCCTGTCGGCGGCGAAGAACCTCGCGGTGTCACTGCGCAGGGCAGGTGACGTGGACGACGCTCTGCGGCTGACGACCGCGACCCGCAACCGCTACCGGGCCAAGTACACCTCGGTCAACCCTGACCTCCTGGCCTGTGAACTGAACCTGGCCGCGGACCTGTTCGCGACCGGGGACCCGGGCGCGGCGCGCGACCTGGCCCAGGAGGTGGTGGACGAGTACGTCAAGGTGCCGGGCGAGCGGCACCCGTACACCCTGGCCGCGGTCAACAACCTCGCGGTGTTCCACTGGGGCACGGGTGCGGCGGAGACCGCCGATCCGATGCTGCGCCAGACCATCCACCACATGCGGGAGGTGCTGGGCGACAACCACCCGCACACGATCTTCGCCAACCTCAACCTGGCCAACGCCCGGGCCGACCTGGGTGATCCGGAGGGGGCCCTGGAGCTGGAGCGGCTCGCGGTGATGCGGCTGCGCGAGGCGCTGGGCGTGCACCATCCGGAGACCCTGGCCAGCTCCTCCAACATGGCGGTCAGCCTGGACATGATGGGCCGCAAGGAAGAGGCGAACCGGCTCCGGTCCGAGGCGGTGGCCGAGCTGACGCGGCTGCTCGGCGAGGACCACGGACTGACGCGGTACGCCCGCGACGAGCGGCGGGTCCACCGGGACCTGGAGCCGCTGGCGGTGTGA